The following are encoded in a window of Salinibacter grassmerensis genomic DNA:
- the ilvB gene encoding biosynthetic-type acetolactate synthase large subunit, translated as MPTDTVQSPNSDVPALNGASDAPTLKGSEIFVRALEEEGVDRIFGHPGGAVIKIYDAMERIQPSYDHVLVRHEQGGTHAAEGYAKATGRVGTMLATSGPGATNTVTGIADAYLDSVPIVVFTGQVPTHLIGNDSFQETDTTGVTRSITKHNFLVRDVNELASTVKQAYHIARTGRPGPVVVDIPKDVQMDDAPFIYPEEPGLDGYSVPGAAAPTQVDRAAAMIEEAEKPLLYVGGGTINADAPEVLTELARTANIPVTTTLHGLGAFPETDDLALGWLGMHGFYHTNMAVQNADLIIAIGARFDDRVTGDVDAWAPNAEIIHVDIDPSCISKNVYADCALIGDAQTVLEQLQPKIEPKDTSDWLTQIDEWRGECPPYEYESPEDDEIAPESVVDALYEKTQGDAVMVSDVGQHQMWVCQYYKFGRTRSHISSGGLGTMGFGLPAAMGAAFGMREGRDLDVICVSGDGGFVMNAQELSVAARHGLPLKIAVLNNNYLGMVRQWQSLFHEDRFSHTNLRPTNPDFVKLAEAHHCVGLRATSPSEVGEVIDEAWTVDDRPVVMEFRVPKEEMVFPMVPAGAASDDMLTEMFDKDAMADT; from the coding sequence ATGCCGACCGATACCGTGCAGTCTCCCAATTCAGACGTTCCCGCTTTGAACGGCGCTTCGGACGCGCCCACTCTGAAAGGCTCCGAGATTTTCGTCCGCGCCCTCGAAGAAGAAGGCGTGGACCGCATCTTCGGCCATCCGGGCGGGGCCGTCATCAAGATCTACGACGCGATGGAGCGCATCCAGCCGTCGTACGACCACGTACTCGTCCGACACGAACAGGGCGGCACCCACGCCGCCGAGGGCTACGCCAAAGCCACCGGTCGGGTGGGCACCATGCTCGCCACCAGCGGGCCCGGGGCCACCAACACCGTGACGGGCATCGCGGATGCCTACCTCGACTCGGTTCCCATCGTCGTCTTCACCGGCCAGGTGCCTACCCATCTGATCGGCAACGACAGCTTTCAGGAAACCGACACGACGGGCGTCACCCGCAGCATCACAAAGCACAACTTTCTGGTGCGGGACGTGAACGAGCTGGCCTCTACGGTTAAGCAGGCCTACCACATTGCCCGCACGGGCCGTCCAGGGCCCGTCGTCGTGGATATTCCGAAAGACGTGCAGATGGATGACGCCCCATTCATCTACCCCGAGGAGCCGGGCCTGGATGGCTATTCTGTCCCCGGCGCCGCGGCTCCCACACAGGTGGACCGGGCGGCAGCGATGATTGAGGAGGCCGAGAAGCCACTTCTGTACGTGGGGGGCGGGACGATCAACGCCGACGCCCCGGAGGTTCTCACTGAGCTCGCCCGCACGGCCAACATTCCGGTCACCACTACCCTGCACGGACTCGGTGCATTTCCGGAGACCGACGACCTCGCGCTCGGCTGGCTCGGCATGCACGGCTTTTACCACACCAACATGGCCGTGCAGAACGCAGACCTCATCATCGCCATCGGGGCCCGGTTCGACGACCGCGTTACCGGCGACGTGGACGCGTGGGCGCCCAACGCGGAGATCATTCACGTCGACATCGACCCCTCCTGCATCTCCAAAAACGTGTACGCCGACTGTGCCCTCATCGGCGACGCCCAGACGGTCCTGGAGCAACTCCAGCCGAAGATCGAGCCGAAGGACACGTCCGACTGGCTCACTCAGATCGACGAATGGCGGGGCGAGTGTCCGCCCTACGAATACGAGAGTCCCGAGGACGACGAGATCGCACCGGAGTCCGTCGTGGACGCCCTGTACGAGAAGACCCAGGGAGACGCGGTGATGGTGTCCGACGTGGGACAGCATCAGATGTGGGTCTGCCAGTACTACAAGTTTGGGCGAACGCGCTCCCACATCAGCTCGGGCGGCCTCGGCACCATGGGCTTCGGCCTGCCCGCGGCGATGGGCGCGGCCTTCGGCATGCGCGAGGGGCGCGACCTGGACGTCATCTGCGTGAGCGGCGACGGCGGCTTCGTGATGAACGCGCAGGAGCTGAGCGTGGCGGCCCGGCACGGCCTGCCCCTCAAGATCGCCGTCCTGAACAACAACTACCTCGGCATGGTGCGGCAGTGGCAGTCCCTCTTCCATGAGGACCGCTTCAGCCACACGAACCTGCGCCCGACAAACCCCGACTTCGTGAAGCTCGCGGAGGCGCACCACTGCGTCGGCCTGCGCGCCACCTCGCCCAGTGAGGTAGGCGAGGTGATTGACGAGGCCTGGACGGTCGATGATCGGCCCGTCGTGATGGAATTTCGGGTGCCGAAGGAGGAGATGGTCTTTCCCATGGTCCCCGCCGGCGCCGCCAGCGACGACATGCTCACCGAGATGTTCGACAAGGACGCGATGGCCGACACCTGA
- the ilvC gene encoding ketol-acid reductoisomerase, producing MDVHYDADPSLIHDKQVAVIGYGSQGHAHALNLHDSGVDVAVGLRPGSSSRPKAEQQGLTVMDVGEAAAWGDVVMLLIPDQHQKDVYEAKIAEHMTPGTALGFGHGFNIHYDRIEPPEAVDVFMVAPKSPGHLVRRTYADGSGVPCLAAVDQDSSGGAMALALSYADAIGGTHAGVIETTFKDETETDLFGEQAVLCGGSQALIQAGFETLVDAGYPEELAYFECLHELKLIVDLYYEGGLECMNHSVSDTAEYGGHTRGPRVIDDTVREEMQTILEEVQSGEFADEWIEEYEQGAPQLQDERTALTEHPIEQVGQKLRGMMPWLDGDEASEDESAPGAAEQTPAPSN from the coding sequence ATGGACGTCCACTACGACGCTGATCCCTCTCTCATCCACGACAAGCAGGTCGCCGTCATCGGCTACGGCAGCCAGGGCCACGCCCACGCCTTGAATCTACACGACAGCGGGGTCGACGTGGCTGTCGGGCTGCGCCCGGGCTCCTCCTCTCGTCCGAAGGCCGAACAGCAGGGTCTCACGGTAATGGACGTCGGCGAGGCGGCCGCGTGGGGGGACGTGGTGATGCTCCTCATTCCCGATCAGCACCAGAAGGACGTCTACGAGGCGAAGATTGCGGAGCACATGACGCCCGGCACGGCCCTCGGCTTCGGACACGGCTTCAACATCCACTACGACCGCATTGAGCCGCCCGAGGCAGTCGATGTCTTCATGGTAGCGCCCAAATCGCCCGGCCACCTTGTCCGCCGCACCTACGCGGACGGCAGCGGTGTGCCGTGCCTCGCGGCGGTCGACCAGGATTCGTCCGGCGGCGCAATGGCCCTCGCCCTCAGCTACGCCGATGCCATCGGCGGCACCCATGCGGGCGTCATCGAGACGACCTTCAAGGACGAAACCGAAACCGATCTGTTCGGCGAGCAGGCCGTGCTCTGCGGCGGCTCACAGGCCCTGATCCAGGCGGGCTTCGAGACGCTCGTCGACGCGGGCTACCCCGAAGAACTAGCCTACTTCGAGTGCCTCCACGAGCTAAAGCTGATCGTGGACCTCTACTACGAAGGCGGCCTCGAGTGCATGAACCACTCGGTAAGCGATACCGCCGAGTACGGCGGCCATACGCGCGGTCCCCGCGTGATTGACGACACGGTGCGGGAGGAGATGCAAACGATCCTTGAGGAGGTGCAGTCCGGCGAATTTGCCGACGAGTGGATCGAGGAATACGAGCAGGGCGCGCCGCAGCTCCAGGACGAACGCACGGCCCTCACGGAGCACCCGATCGAGCAGGTCGGCCAGAAACTCCGCGGCATGATGCCCTGGCTGGACGGCGACGAGGCGTCGGAAGACGAGAGCGCCCCCGGCGCGGCGGAGCAGACCCCGGCCCCGTCGAACTGA
- a CDS encoding 2-isopropylmalate synthase translates to MSDSITIFDTTLRDGEQAPGASMTVPEKVRIAHRLADLNVDVIEAGFPISSPAQTEAVARIATEVDGPVACALARTKEDDIDAAGEALANGSDTRLHTFIATSDVHIGAKFDALGDTMTEKREAIIQRAVRAIEQALTYTDNVEFSAEDAGRTDPAFLCEIVQAAAEAGATTINIPDTTGYCAPSEYADLLTTVVDCLPSPNAVTLSTHCHDDLGLATANTLAGIRAGARQVECTINGIGERAGNAALEEIVMALTVRADEFDVNADVHTKHLTPTSQVVSAATGFPVQPNKAIVGSNAFSHEAGIHQHGVLEERTTYEIMSAEDVGQDAEQIRLGRHSGRHGLFNRLEAMGHTVPDGHRDEIYDRFLDLADRKKEVFEEDLEQMMDDFGDDAVATAKGLPDSGAAPNGSTPAYRLDHFSVHLGSDDEAQVSVRLQRDDGSIREEQTTGEGPVDALYRALDHAVDAPHTLVDYSIRSISEGADAQGEVEVTIRYGENQFAGTARNTDVIRASAEAYVDALNRLVAAREHAESVEFVQNGIMHTYKE, encoded by the coding sequence ATGAGTGACTCCATTACAATTTTCGACACGACCTTGCGCGACGGCGAGCAGGCGCCCGGCGCCTCGATGACCGTCCCGGAGAAGGTCCGCATCGCCCACCGGCTGGCGGATCTAAACGTGGACGTTATTGAGGCCGGCTTTCCCATTTCGTCCCCCGCCCAGACCGAGGCCGTGGCCCGCATCGCGACCGAGGTGGACGGCCCGGTCGCCTGTGCCCTCGCCCGAACGAAGGAGGACGACATCGACGCCGCCGGGGAGGCCCTGGCCAACGGGAGCGACACGCGCCTCCACACCTTCATCGCGACGAGCGATGTTCATATCGGGGCCAAGTTCGACGCCCTCGGGGACACGATGACCGAGAAGCGGGAGGCCATCATTCAGCGCGCCGTGCGCGCCATCGAGCAGGCCCTCACCTACACCGACAATGTGGAGTTTAGCGCCGAGGACGCCGGGCGCACCGATCCGGCCTTTCTCTGCGAAATTGTGCAGGCCGCGGCCGAGGCCGGCGCCACGACCATCAACATTCCAGACACAACCGGGTACTGCGCCCCGTCGGAGTACGCGGACCTTTTGACAACGGTGGTCGACTGCCTGCCCAGCCCAAACGCAGTGACCCTTTCCACCCACTGCCACGACGACCTCGGCCTTGCCACGGCCAACACGCTCGCGGGCATCCGGGCGGGCGCCCGACAGGTCGAATGCACGATTAACGGCATCGGCGAGCGTGCCGGCAACGCCGCACTGGAAGAGATCGTCATGGCACTGACCGTGCGGGCAGACGAGTTCGACGTGAACGCGGACGTGCACACCAAGCACCTGACGCCGACCAGCCAGGTGGTCTCGGCGGCCACGGGCTTCCCGGTGCAGCCCAACAAAGCCATCGTGGGCAGCAACGCGTTCAGCCACGAGGCCGGCATCCATCAGCACGGCGTGCTCGAGGAGCGAACCACCTACGAAATCATGTCCGCCGAGGATGTGGGGCAGGACGCCGAGCAGATCCGGCTGGGCCGCCATTCCGGCCGCCACGGCCTCTTCAACCGCTTGGAGGCCATGGGGCACACGGTCCCCGACGGCCACCGCGATGAGATCTACGATCGGTTCCTCGACCTGGCCGACCGCAAAAAGGAGGTGTTCGAGGAAGACCTTGAGCAGATGATGGACGACTTCGGCGACGACGCGGTCGCGACGGCGAAGGGCCTCCCCGACAGCGGGGCCGCCCCCAACGGCAGCACGCCCGCCTACCGGCTCGACCATTTCTCCGTACACCTCGGCTCGGACGACGAGGCGCAGGTCTCGGTGCGTCTACAGCGCGACGACGGCTCGATCCGTGAAGAGCAGACCACGGGGGAGGGCCCGGTGGACGCGCTCTACCGCGCCCTCGATCACGCCGTGGACGCCCCCCACACACTGGTCGACTACTCGATCCGCTCCATCAGCGAGGGGGCCGACGCGCAGGGCGAGGTCGAGGTCACCATCCGCTACGGCGAAAATCAGTTCGCCGGCACGGCCCGCAACACGGACGTCATTCGGGCCTCCGCCGAGGCGTACGTCGACGCCCTGAACCGCCTCGTCGCCGCCCGCGAGCACGCCGAGTCCGTCGAATTCGTGCAAAACGGCATCATGCACACGTACAAGGAATGA
- the leuC gene encoding 3-isopropylmalate dehydratase large subunit, translated as MSSGTLYDKVWNQHTVRELPTGETQLFVGLHLIHEVTSPQAFGMLEERDLSVAFPDRTYATTDHIIPTADLERPFGDDQAETMLQVLETNTEKYDITFFDPTSGAQGIVHVVGPEQGLTQPGMTIVCGDSHTSTHGAFGNLGFGIGTSQIRDVLATQCIAMEKQDVRRIQVNGALDEGVYAKDIILKIIGELGVEGGIGYVYEYGGPAIEELSMEGRMSICNMSVEGGARAGYVNPDLTTFEYMKGRPHAPTGAAWERAVDCWQDIHSDPDATYDDTVTFDGSAIEPMVTWGITPGQALGISEPIPDPARMDSGDRATAEKALDHMDLRPGRTMEGVNVDVVFLGSCTNARIADLREAASLLERLDRPVANDVRAMVVPGSQGVKQQAEDEGLADIFRNAGFDWRGAGCSMCLGMNQDQLEGRELCASSSNRNFIGRQGSKDGRTVLMSPAMVVAAAVEGEVTDVRTLL; from the coding sequence ATGTCCAGCGGCACCCTCTACGACAAGGTTTGGAACCAGCACACCGTCCGCGAACTGCCCACCGGCGAGACCCAGTTGTTTGTGGGCCTGCACCTGATTCACGAGGTGACGAGCCCGCAGGCGTTTGGCATGCTCGAAGAGCGTGACCTATCGGTGGCGTTCCCCGACCGCACCTACGCCACCACCGACCACATCATCCCCACGGCCGACCTGGAGCGCCCCTTCGGCGACGACCAGGCCGAGACGATGCTGCAGGTACTGGAGACGAACACCGAGAAGTACGACATCACGTTCTTCGACCCAACATCCGGGGCGCAGGGCATCGTGCATGTTGTGGGACCGGAGCAGGGCCTCACCCAGCCCGGGATGACCATCGTCTGCGGGGACTCACACACGAGCACGCACGGCGCCTTCGGCAACCTCGGGTTCGGCATTGGCACGAGTCAGATCCGCGACGTGCTGGCGACCCAGTGCATCGCGATGGAGAAGCAAGACGTGCGGCGCATCCAGGTCAATGGGGCCCTCGACGAGGGGGTCTACGCCAAGGACATCATTCTTAAGATCATTGGCGAACTAGGGGTGGAGGGCGGCATCGGATACGTCTACGAGTACGGCGGCCCCGCCATCGAGGAGCTCAGCATGGAGGGCCGGATGTCCATCTGCAACATGAGCGTGGAGGGAGGTGCTCGCGCGGGCTACGTCAACCCCGACCTCACGACGTTCGAGTACATGAAGGGCCGGCCGCACGCCCCGACCGGGGCGGCCTGGGAGCGGGCCGTCGATTGCTGGCAGGACATCCACTCCGATCCGGATGCCACCTACGACGACACGGTGACGTTCGACGGCTCGGCCATCGAGCCGATGGTGACCTGGGGCATCACGCCCGGCCAGGCCCTCGGCATCTCGGAGCCCATTCCGGATCCGGCCCGGATGGACTCGGGGGACCGGGCCACGGCCGAGAAGGCGCTCGATCACATGGACCTGCGGCCCGGTCGCACGATGGAGGGGGTCAACGTGGACGTCGTGTTCCTCGGCTCCTGCACCAACGCCCGCATCGCCGACCTTCGCGAGGCCGCCTCGCTCCTGGAGCGACTGGACCGCCCGGTGGCCAACGATGTGCGGGCGATGGTCGTCCCCGGCTCGCAGGGCGTGAAGCAGCAGGCGGAGGACGAAGGCCTGGCCGACATTTTCCGCAACGCAGGCTTCGACTGGCGCGGCGCCGGCTGCTCGATGTGCCTCGGCATGAACCAGGATCAGCTCGAGGGCCGCGAGCTCTGCGCCTCCTCTTCCAACCGCAACTTCATCGGCCGCCAGGGAAGCAAGGACGGCCGCACGGTGCTGATGAGCCCCGCCATGGTCGTAGCGGCGGCGGTGGAAGGCGAGGTCACCGACGTGCGGACGCTGCTGTAG
- the ilvN gene encoding acetolactate synthase small subunit, which produces MSEEPLTRQQIRRKRKFGEPLLPEEEDETDQEHRHIIAVTLDNTIGALNRVTNLFSARGFNLESVAVGETDEPSVARLTLVTVGNDRIVAQITRQLDNLVNTYDVTDLTDAEHVERELCLLKVQYTSETRSEVLDIKDIFRGRVVNVTPETMVLEVTGPTKKVTAFVGMMEEHGIEEVARSGQVAMHRALEYEAPNPLASADAEPSTNGASSDGE; this is translated from the coding sequence ATGTCCGAAGAGCCCCTCACCCGCCAACAGATCCGCCGGAAGCGCAAGTTTGGCGAGCCCCTCTTGCCGGAAGAAGAGGACGAGACCGACCAGGAGCACCGGCACATCATCGCCGTCACGCTCGACAATACGATTGGCGCGCTCAACCGCGTTACGAATCTCTTCTCGGCGCGGGGCTTCAACCTGGAGAGCGTCGCCGTGGGGGAGACCGACGAGCCCTCCGTCGCCCGCCTTACGCTCGTCACGGTGGGCAACGACCGCATCGTGGCTCAGATTACGCGCCAGCTCGACAACCTCGTCAACACCTACGACGTCACCGATCTGACCGACGCGGAGCACGTGGAGCGCGAGCTCTGCCTGCTCAAGGTCCAGTACACGTCTGAGACCCGGTCGGAGGTGCTCGACATCAAAGACATCTTCCGCGGGCGCGTCGTCAACGTGACGCCGGAGACAATGGTACTGGAGGTCACCGGCCCAACGAAGAAGGTCACTGCCTTCGTCGGCATGATGGAGGAGCACGGGATCGAGGAGGTCGCGCGCAGCGGGCAGGTGGCGATGCACCGCGCTCTGGAGTACGAGGCGCCCAACCCCCTTGCCTCCGCCGACGCTGAGCCCTCCACCAACGGCGCCTCTTCGGACGGCGAGTAG
- the leuD gene encoding 3-isopropylmalate dehydratase small subunit, whose amino-acid sequence MPATADESKAVSSVTGPAVPVRGNDIDTDQIVPARFLKEVTFDNMGEYAFYDVRRGDDGTRNDHPFNRYPNANILVVNENFGCGSSREHAPQALMRWGIDGLIGESFAEIFAGNCQALGLPTATAGHETVEWIMAQVTADPALELTIDVEEETVTVGDETTDVTISDAQREALLQGVWDTTALMKSYMDEVEATAGSLSYLNDFAGC is encoded by the coding sequence ATGCCCGCTACTGCCGACGAGTCCAAAGCGGTTTCGTCCGTCACCGGCCCCGCCGTCCCCGTCCGCGGCAACGACATCGACACCGACCAGATTGTCCCCGCCCGCTTCCTCAAGGAGGTCACGTTCGACAACATGGGCGAGTATGCCTTTTACGACGTGCGGCGCGGCGACGACGGCACCCGCAATGACCACCCGTTTAACCGCTACCCGAACGCCAACATCCTGGTGGTGAACGAGAACTTTGGCTGTGGCTCCTCGCGGGAGCATGCCCCGCAGGCCCTCATGCGATGGGGCATCGACGGCCTCATCGGCGAGTCCTTCGCCGAGATCTTTGCCGGCAACTGCCAGGCCCTCGGCCTGCCCACCGCCACCGCGGGCCACGAGACCGTGGAGTGGATCATGGCCCAGGTGACGGCCGACCCCGCGCTCGAACTCACCATCGACGTGGAAGAGGAAACCGTCACCGTCGGCGACGAGACGACCGACGTAACCATCAGCGACGCGCAGCGCGAGGCGCTCCTGCAGGGCGTCTGGGACACCACCGCCCTCATGAAGAGCTACATGGATGAGGTGGAGGCGACCGCCGGTTCTCTGTCCTACCTAAACGATTTTGCCGGCTGCTAA
- a CDS encoding SRPBCC family protein yields the protein MVNVRDHIDLTVPVDRVFDFMDAPTRQAQITPSLSESTLLERLPNGGSRARYAYRILGLSFSGEVRATNYVPNERIVWSMTGDLQGTLRWYFEPLDGGCHFTYAATYQVPGPSLLHPLARPLIRRYNEREVQALLRNLEAQVTS from the coding sequence ATGGTGAACGTTCGCGATCACATCGATCTCACTGTGCCGGTGGACCGGGTGTTCGACTTCATGGATGCCCCCACCCGCCAGGCCCAGATCACGCCGAGCCTGTCGGAATCTACGCTTCTCGAGCGACTGCCAAACGGCGGATCTCGGGCCCGCTACGCCTACCGAATCCTCGGATTGTCCTTTTCCGGCGAGGTCCGTGCGACCAATTACGTGCCGAACGAGCGCATCGTCTGGAGCATGACGGGCGACCTTCAAGGCACCCTTCGATGGTACTTCGAGCCCCTTGACGGCGGGTGTCACTTCACCTATGCAGCGACGTATCAGGTCCCAGGGCCGAGCCTGTTGCACCCACTCGCCCGGCCCCTCATCCGGCGCTACAACGAACGCGAAGTTCAGGCCCTTCTGCGTAATCTGGAGGCACAGGTGACGTCGTAG
- the leuB gene encoding 3-isopropylmalate dehydrogenase, translated as MDDTRSYDIAWLPGDGVGPEVTREALRVLEAVGSAHGFSVTATEYRIGGAALDETGAPFPASTRDACLESDAVLLGAVGGLQWADTTGDRRPESGLLALREALGVYANLRPVRVPEALTDASPLRPGRVGGTDLLFVRELTGGIYFGTPEGRTDDGARSTMEYSNDEIERIAHVAFQRARRRDREVTSVDKANVLEVSGLWREVVTKVHDEYPDVTLRHLYVDNAAMQVVRDPRQFDVVLTSNLFGDILSDLAAALPGSLGLLPSASVGGTVGLFEPVHGSAPDIAGQGAANPTAAILSAALLLDEFGETAAADAIRHGIDAALETGHRTADLAPDREEPASTAVFGRAVARHAADYTPQNAPTP; from the coding sequence ATGGACGACACACGATCGTACGACATTGCCTGGCTTCCCGGTGACGGCGTCGGCCCGGAGGTGACGCGGGAAGCACTCCGCGTACTGGAGGCGGTGGGCTCGGCCCACGGATTTTCCGTAACGGCCACGGAGTACCGGATCGGAGGCGCGGCACTCGACGAGACGGGAGCGCCGTTTCCTGCCTCCACCCGCGACGCATGCCTGGAAAGTGACGCCGTCTTGCTCGGCGCGGTCGGAGGCCTGCAGTGGGCCGACACGACCGGCGACCGGCGTCCCGAGAGCGGCCTCCTCGCCCTGCGCGAGGCCCTGGGCGTCTACGCGAATCTGCGTCCGGTCCGCGTGCCAGAGGCCCTAACCGACGCCTCGCCCCTTCGCCCCGGCCGTGTAGGCGGCACGGACCTCCTGTTCGTCCGCGAACTGACCGGCGGCATCTACTTCGGCACGCCCGAGGGCCGCACCGACGACGGCGCCCGGAGCACGATGGAGTACTCGAACGACGAGATCGAGCGCATCGCCCACGTCGCCTTTCAGCGTGCCCGGCGGCGCGACAGAGAAGTGACGTCCGTCGACAAGGCGAACGTGCTGGAGGTGTCGGGGCTGTGGCGCGAGGTCGTGACCAAGGTCCACGACGAATACCCTGACGTGACCCTTCGCCACCTGTACGTCGACAACGCCGCGATGCAGGTGGTCCGAGACCCGCGCCAGTTCGACGTGGTACTCACCAGCAATCTCTTTGGCGACATTCTCTCGGACCTCGCGGCGGCCCTCCCCGGCTCGCTGGGGCTTCTGCCCTCCGCCAGCGTCGGGGGCACAGTGGGCCTCTTCGAACCGGTCCACGGCAGCGCCCCCGACATTGCTGGCCAGGGCGCTGCAAACCCCACCGCGGCCATTCTAAGCGCTGCCCTCCTGCTCGACGAATTCGGTGAGACAGCGGCCGCCGACGCGATCCGACACGGCATCGACGCGGCCCTGGAGACCGGACACCGTACCGCCGACCTTGCGCCGGACAGAGAGGAGCCCGCCTCGACCGCCGTCTTCGGGCGAGCAGTCGCTCGCCACGCCGCCGACTACACGCCCCAAAATGCCCCTACGCCATGA